Proteins from a single region of Vibrio sp. DW001:
- a CDS encoding SUMF1/EgtB/PvdO family nonheme iron enzyme — protein sequence MRQGLPALLLALSLCFIPFAVLATDNVATVTVQQADDTLQSKKTEMDASAKQVAEQKTAIKKAQDEQSRLERQSVQLSKKLDQTKKALDRDYSRVTNEPDFDLRPSQGAYQSAWADVKANQQVRLESEQNLQELYADLSLFEIDQKRLNADLDKLADQKVRARIERLRRELKQQDELKTSFTNVCQENMTIAQCADQTKNLALQKAVGKYQNQLIANTTEQKLIKQHLTNVSLNIHVVGQKTSKDGFADDSRYQTILDVTMEARPAKNIPCKLLDVESRYCFDESAKPNNEQKKEVQWVTLTIRSNQYEDKVAVDSVRYGSTPLDIMLPVGNHMVTVEKEGYRSFHQELNVTSDHTLRAVLREKENVPHSGRKFADALQNKSKAPEMVVIGSGQYLIGENSAKQVNVNKAYAMSATPITVGEFETFVNFTGYQTDAELKKICTTVEESQIVPITDSYWRNPGFKQKANSPAVCISQTDAISYTKWLSKQTGFKYRLPSETEWEVAALAGSQSPYWWGNSFGAGQANTGWGGTKWSNTSTSPVKTFAPNGFGLYDVVGNVWEWTNDSRGVTKGGSWSFSPNQATSHSQLFIAPNTASNYVGFRILRQL from the coding sequence ATGCGACAAGGTTTACCTGCATTACTACTAGCATTGTCTCTGTGCTTTATTCCTTTTGCGGTGTTAGCAACGGATAACGTTGCTACCGTAACAGTTCAGCAAGCAGATGATACGCTACAGTCCAAAAAAACAGAAATGGACGCTTCTGCCAAACAAGTAGCAGAGCAAAAAACAGCTATCAAAAAAGCTCAAGATGAACAAAGCCGACTTGAAAGGCAATCTGTTCAACTGAGCAAAAAGCTTGATCAGACAAAAAAAGCGCTCGATCGAGATTACAGTCGAGTCACTAATGAACCTGATTTCGACTTAAGACCAAGCCAAGGTGCTTATCAAAGCGCATGGGCAGATGTCAAAGCGAATCAACAGGTTCGTCTCGAATCCGAACAAAATTTGCAAGAGCTATACGCTGATCTGTCTCTTTTTGAAATCGATCAAAAAAGATTGAATGCCGATTTGGATAAGCTCGCGGACCAGAAAGTAAGGGCACGAATTGAGCGCTTGCGTAGAGAGCTTAAACAACAAGACGAGCTAAAAACCAGTTTCACTAATGTCTGTCAAGAAAACATGACCATTGCACAATGTGCAGACCAAACTAAAAATCTCGCCTTGCAAAAAGCAGTCGGCAAATATCAAAATCAACTCATTGCAAATACGACCGAGCAAAAGCTGATCAAACAACATTTAACCAATGTGTCGCTAAACATCCATGTAGTAGGACAAAAAACATCTAAAGATGGTTTTGCTGATGACAGTCGCTACCAAACCATCTTAGACGTCACCATGGAAGCGCGTCCTGCTAAGAACATTCCGTGTAAATTGTTGGATGTAGAGTCTCGTTACTGCTTTGATGAGAGCGCAAAGCCAAACAACGAACAGAAAAAAGAGGTTCAGTGGGTAACACTCACCATTCGTTCAAACCAGTATGAAGATAAAGTCGCGGTAGATAGTGTCCGTTATGGCAGTACACCTCTCGACATCATGTTACCTGTAGGCAACCATATGGTGACTGTTGAAAAAGAAGGATACCGATCTTTCCATCAAGAACTGAATGTAACGAGCGACCATACGTTAAGAGCTGTATTGCGAGAAAAAGAAAATGTTCCTCATTCAGGTCGAAAGTTTGCCGACGCATTACAGAACAAATCCAAAGCACCAGAAATGGTCGTTATTGGTTCAGGTCAATACCTCATCGGTGAGAACAGTGCTAAACAAGTAAACGTTAACAAAGCTTACGCCATGTCTGCAACACCAATAACGGTTGGTGAGTTTGAAACCTTTGTCAATTTTACAGGTTATCAAACCGACGCAGAGCTTAAGAAGATTTGCACAACGGTAGAAGAGTCTCAAATTGTACCAATTACAGATAGCTACTGGCGTAATCCAGGGTTTAAGCAGAAAGCAAACTCTCCTGCAGTATGTATCAGCCAGACAGATGCGATTTCCTACACTAAGTGGTTATCAAAGCAAACTGGATTTAAATATCGACTACCGAGCGAAACTGAGTGGGAAGTTGCAGCACTTGCTGGCAGTCAATCGCCCTACTGGTGGGGTAATTCATTCGGAGCAGGTCAGGCGAACACAGGATGGGGAGGTACTAAGTGGTCTAATACAAGTACGTCACCTGTTAAAACCTTTGCTCCTAATGGTTTTGGGCTCTATGACGTAGTTGGCAATGTTTGGGAGTGGACGAACGATTCAAGGGGTGTCACTAAGGGTGGGTCTTGGAGTTTCTCTCCAAATCAGGCCACAAGCCACAGCCAACTCTTTATTGCACCTAATACGGCATCAAATTACGTTGGTTTCCGGATACTGCGCCAACTTTAA
- a CDS encoding PEGA domain-containing protein, whose amino-acid sequence MITRRIPALFLALIPFWSPVSFAAEETQQVDPVIAIDGKIDQKKADIDAVNQEFDSESANLKRLQQESASLKRDASDREAKRNRSKVALDKQYSRLLDDPDTDLTSFQKEYQESWAALKETQASQLANRQEITESEVKLSQVKQKKARFNNEYENLQESHIEARVKRINAELRESNVLETSYTTTCSTTMTLGECANQGKYLTKQKAVKAFKSKLLVGLTETTLAKQNLDGVQLNIHVQESQLIKSGFAGSNSYSTQMQAQLQAKPEAVAACKLLNVESRYCLKGQASTKTDNKNKQWANVTVRSDQYNDSVTINGVKYGSTPVEIVLPAGRHQVTVSKEGYETYNRVITINGSDTVWVKLLNSKES is encoded by the coding sequence AAAAATTGACCAAAAGAAGGCCGACATCGATGCTGTAAATCAAGAATTTGATTCCGAATCGGCAAATCTCAAACGCTTACAACAAGAAAGTGCGTCTCTAAAGCGAGATGCATCGGATAGAGAAGCGAAGAGAAATCGCTCAAAAGTTGCTCTTGATAAGCAATATTCGAGACTTCTTGATGATCCCGATACTGATTTAACCTCTTTCCAAAAAGAGTATCAAGAATCTTGGGCAGCGCTAAAAGAAACCCAAGCAAGTCAACTGGCTAACCGTCAAGAGATAACGGAAAGCGAAGTGAAGCTTTCTCAGGTAAAACAGAAAAAAGCCCGCTTTAATAATGAATATGAGAATTTACAAGAATCTCATATTGAGGCTCGTGTAAAACGTATTAATGCGGAGCTTCGAGAAAGCAATGTGTTAGAAACAAGCTACACGACAACCTGTTCTACCACAATGACACTTGGCGAATGTGCGAATCAGGGTAAGTACCTGACGAAGCAAAAAGCAGTTAAAGCCTTCAAGTCTAAACTATTGGTAGGATTAACAGAAACGACGCTTGCTAAGCAAAATCTTGATGGTGTTCAATTGAACATCCACGTTCAAGAGAGCCAATTGATTAAAAGTGGCTTTGCTGGTAGCAATTCTTACAGCACACAGATGCAAGCTCAGTTGCAAGCGAAACCAGAAGCCGTTGCGGCATGTAAATTATTGAACGTTGAATCGAGATATTGCTTAAAAGGCCAAGCATCAACGAAAACGGACAATAAAAACAAGCAATGGGCAAATGTGACGGTTCGTTCAGATCAATACAATGATTCGGTGACCATCAATGGTGTTAAGTACGGAAGTACGCCTGTCGAGATCGTATTACCAGCAGGTCGTCACCAAGTCACTGTATCAAAAGAAGGCTACGAAACATACAATCGTGTCATCACGATTAACGGTAGCGACACGGTTTGGGTAAAACTACTCAACAGTAAAGAAAGCTAA